A stretch of DNA from Maridesulfovibrio sp.:
TGTTCGCCCGATGACCACTCAGGAATTTGATACTTTCCGGGATATTGCCCCCGCAGCCATCTTGCAGGAACAGGAAATAGAACAGGATGAACAGCAGCAGGACAATGATCCGCAAGGTGATAACGGCCCCCAGAACTCCGATGCGGAATCAGTAGATGAGAACACTCTGACTGCTGCAAATCAGGCGGCGGCTGATGAAGGGGATGGCGCTGGTTATGCGCCGATGGATCTGAATGCGGCTTTTGCTGATGCAGTTCAGGAACAGATAGCAGACCAGGCAACGGCTATGGCCTGGCTTCAAAGCGATGAACTGAGTGCTTTTACTGATAATATTGAGCTTGACCCTATTCTGATAACTCAGAACACCGCAGTTGAACTTCTGGCAGGGCTCGGCGTTGACATGGCCGGTAACGAATTGTTCAGTTCGGACTTCGGTGACCTTTTGTCCGATATAGCCGACAGCATTGATCAGCAGTTGGTGGACACGGTTCTGAGCGATGATCTGACTGGGAATATCCTCAACACAACCGACTCCGATATTTCGACCGACACTACTGAAACTGATGCAGACAGTACCGATGATGACATCCTTGAGCTTCTGAATACGGCAACGGACACGGACCAGCAGGAAAACCCGGATTCCGAAACGGATAATCTGCCCACCGACAGCAGCACGTTGGACGAAAACACGGCCGTTTCGCTTACCGGAACAGATGACGCTGATACCTGGCAAGGAACATCCCATGGCGATTATTACAACGGTCTTGCCGGAAATGACGTTCTGGAAGGAATGCCCGGAAATGACACCCTGCTTGGCGGAGAAGGAGACGATACTCTGGACGGAGGCAATGGCAGCGACACTCTGCTGGGCGGTGATGGAAACGATACCATCATCGGAGGTCAGGGCGACGATACCATGGACGGTGGTGATGGAATCGACACCCTTGTTGTGGACAGCAGCAGCGGCGAATTTGTTTCCCTGCTGCCCGAAATAGCATCAGGCAGTGAAGGCGAAGATTATGTGCTGAACATTGAAAACATTATCGGCGGAAGCGGTGGTGACAATCTGCACGGCTGCAACGGTTCCAACGTGATCGACGGCGCGGGCGGGAATGATACAATTCATGGTTATGACGGCGCCGACACCATCCTTGGCGGTTACGGCAACGACCTGATCTACGGAGGATCAGGAGACGACACCCTGAGAGGATCACAGGGGACCGATACTATCTACAGTGAAAACGGTCACGACATCTTCTACTACGGCTCCACCACGGAAGGAGAAGATGTGATTCAGGACTTCCAGCGCAATTTTGATGACTTCATGTTCAGTTCCTCCTCATTTGACCGCAACGCAGGTTTTGCAACGGTGGACAGCGGCTATACCGGCACCGGCAACCTTGACGGCAACACCGGGGCCACGGACACCGATCCATATTTCGTTTTCGATGCAAGCGGAAATCTGTGGTACGATTCCAACGGCGAAGATCCCGAAGGGGCAAGTCTCATAGCACTGCTGGGAAGCGGAACCATGACGGATTCAGACATCACATTTGACGCTGTGATCTGATTATTTGATGCGCTTCGCGCTTTTGATTATTTGACTCGCCTCCGGCGGCCAAAGGGTCCGCGACCCTTTGGAATCCCTATCCACTTAATTACGTTGACATTAAACTTGTCACTTAAATCAAAGAATTTGTTGGGCTAAGACAATAATCTTATAACGAAAAACTGACGGATGATATAACTTGAACCTCATAAGGATATCCGGCCTAAAACCCCTGCTCAAGCGGCGGATTGACAAGGATAGTGCAGTCTGCCGGAGCGGCAGGGATTGATGATTCGTCAAGCCTGACGAATCGGCCGTGCATGGAAAGCCTTCCCGTTGCCAGCCACTGAATGGCCTGCGGCAGGACACGGTGTTCCTGCACAAGAATTCTCTTGCGCAGTTCCTCCACATCCTCTCCGGGATAAGCCGGTACAGCACACTGGATGATGATCGCCCCGTGGTCCATTTTTTCGTCCACAAAATGCACCGTGCATCCGGCCAGCCGGACTCCGTACTCAGCGGCGTCTCCCTGACCGTCCACCCCGGCAAAGCTGGGCAGCAGAGCAGGATGGATGTTGATCACCCTGCCGGGAAAGGCATTCAGAAAAACAGGAGTGATGATGCGCATGAATCCGGCCATGACCACGGCTTCGACACCGGCGTCCTTAAGGATACGCACCATTTCGGAATCGAATTCCTCGCGGGAACCGAAATCCTTATGGTTTAAGGTCGCCGTAGGAATTCCATGCTTTTCGGCCCGCACAAGACCGTAAGCCCCGGCTCTGTTGGAAAGGACCATCCTTATGTCCACATCAAGAATCCCCTGCTCGGTTTTATCAATGATGGACTGAAGGTTGGACCCCCCACCGGATATCAGCACAGCGACTGGTAAACTCAATTGTTGCTCCGCATAAAAATTTCTCTCCCCAGACAGGAAGAGGTTACACCTATTGTTGAATGCAGTCGTAATACATTAAAAACTTAAAACGCTTATTTTCTTTAAATGGCGTTTTATCATACAAAGCGGCGAAGCCTTATCAAAAAGGTTTGGGATTCTAAAACCCTTTTCAAAGGGTTTTAGGCCCCCGGCAGGCCTTACAGTCGCTTAACGAAAAGCTTTGCTTTGAGTTTTAGCGATCTGTTGAGAGCAGAGATGCCGTCGGAGACATCCTCACCGCAATACACAGAGAAAGAGGGGCATAAAGCCCCTCTCTTCAATTATTCTGCAGCTTCCTGCACCAGAACATCAACCAGCGCCGGGATGGTGTAATCATCCGGCTGTATGTCCGGCTCAAAGCCGAACTTTTCAAGGGTTCTGGTGGTTACCGGGCCTATACAGGCTATTTTTACAGCATCCTTGTACTTGTGGAAAGTCTCCGGCTCAATGAGATTGAAAAAATTTTCCACCGTGCTGGAACTGGTGAAGGTCAGGTAATGAATCTTACCGGCCTTGAGGGCATCGGCAACGGGACCGGGATCGTTATCCGCAAGTCCGGTCTCATACACGGGCAGGACCGTTACATCGGCCCCGGCCTTGCGAAGCTCTTCCGGCAGCACTTCGCGGGCAACCTTTGCTCTGGGAATGAGAACCTTCTTCCCTTTGATACCTCTTTCCAGCAGCCCGGAGACAACTCCTTCGGCAACATATTTTTCCGGCACGAAATCGGGTTTGATTCCTTTGGCGACCAGAGCATCGGCCGTTGCGGGGCCGATCGCGGCGATCTCAAGGCCTGCGAAGGCACGGGCATCAAGACCGGTCTCGTCGAGCTGATTGAAAAAGTGCTTCACGCCGTTTACGGAGGTGAATATCAGCCAGTCCCAGCCGGAAAGGGCCTTGATTTCTTTCCGGACAGCGGAATAGTCTTCCAGCGGGGTGATGCTTATGGTCGGGAATTCGTAGACGCAGGCTCCGAGACGACCGAGGGTGGAAACAAGCCCGCTGGCCTGTTCACGGGCACGGGTGACAACCACGCCCTTATTCAGCAGCGGACGCTTCTCGAACCATCCGAGCTTGTCGTGCAGGGAGCAAACTCCGCCGACAACGATGATGGACGGGGCCTTGAATTTGCGGTTTTCCGCTTCCTCGGCAACGTTTTCAAGGGTTGAAACAAAGGATTCCTGATTGCAGCGGGTCCCCCAGCGGACAAGGGCGACCGGGGTTTCGGGATCACGCCCGTTGGAAATAAGATTTTCCGCGATCATGGGCAGATTCTTTACGCCCATGTAGAAAACCAGAGTACTGGTGGATTTTGCGTAAACTTCCCAGTTGTGCCCGGTTTTTTCCTTGGTGGGATCTTCATGCCCGGTAATGAAACAGACCGAGGTGGTGAAATCGCGGTGGGTAACCGGAATGCCGGCATAGGCGGGAGCGGCAACACCGGCGGTGATACCGGGAATGACTTCAAAGTCTATTCCGGCCTCGACCAGTTCCTCGGCCTCTTCGCCGCCGCGTCCGAATACATAGGGATCGCCGCCCTTGAGCCGGGCAATGATCTTGCCTTCCCCGGCTTTGGCAACAATGAGCTCGTTGATCTTGTCCTGCGGCAGGGTGTGGTCTCCACCCTTTTTGCCCACGTAGATCACTTCGGCTCCGGCCTTGGCATAGTTGAGGAAATCAGCGTTGGCCAGATAGTCGTAGATGAGCACATCAGCGGTTTCCAGCACTTCCCTGGCCTTGACAGTGAGCAGGCCGGGATCGCCGGGACCTGCGCCGATTAAATAAACCAAACCCTTACCCATATATTTCACCCTCTCTTTGTGTGCCTTTATTGTACCGGCCAGATGTAAATGGCCTTCGGCGACCCTGCCGGGGGCCTCAAACCCTTTGAAAAGGGTTTGAGAATCCCAAACTTTTTTAACAGGGCTTTGCCACTTAAATGACTAATCATCAGCCTTAAACTATCAGGGTTTCCAAAGGCCCATCAACCCTTAGGCGAGAAGCTTTGCTTCGAGTCTTAGGGATGTGGAGAGCAGCGATGGATTATCCCCTTTGGCCGTCGGAGACGAAATCAAATTATCAAAAGTGCGAAGCGCATCAAATCCAATTTTTTAAATGCCTAATTACACCGGGGAGGCGGTCAGTCCTCCCCGGCCCTGATATCTTATTCCATTACACTCACGAGCCTGTCTTTAAGCTCGGTGAGTTTGGCTTTCTTGTCGTTTATTTCAGCCAGTTTGGCCTTTTCCTTTTCAACGACTTCGGCAGGAGCATTGCTTACAAATCCCTTGTTGGAAAGCTTCTTTTCTATCACAACAAGATCTTTGTCCAGCTTGGCGAATTCCTTGTCCAGACGGGCAAGTTCGGATTCGAAATCCACTGCTCCGGCAAGGGGAACGAATATCTGGCTGCCCTGAACAACTGCGGTTCCGGATGCTCCGGGGCCTTTTGCTTCCGGTCCGGCGGTCACGTTTTCCAGACGGGCAAGGGCCTTGATCAGCTCCACGTTGTCCCGGATAAGGGCTTCGGCAATGTCGTCGGCTGTCCGTACAATAAGCTCCAGCTTTTTGGACGGCGCGATAAGCAGCTCGGTGCGGATGTTGCGCACAGCGGAAACAATTCCCTGAAAGAGTTCCATTTGCTCGACAGCCTTATCATCCCGGCAGGCATCGCGCTTTTCGGGGAAGGGCTCGGTGGCAATGTCCGGGTTCCCGATTCCGGGCAGGACGGACCAGACTTCCTGAGTGACGAAAGGCATTACAGGATGCAGCAGGACCATAGTCTCGGAAAGCACCGTCCAGAGCACGTTCAGGGTTGCTGCCTTGCGTGCCTCGTCCTCGCCGTAAAGGTCCGGCTTGATCATTTCCAGATACCAGTCGCAGAATTCATTCCAGATGAACTTGTACATGACCTGAGCAAATTCATTGAAACGGTAGCCGTCCACTGCTTCACGGATGGAATCCTTCAGTTCCTCAAGGCGGTGCAGAATCCACTTGTTGGCCAGTCCCTGAGCATCATCAAGCGAAGCTTCAGGCTTTTTGCCGTCAAGGTTCATCAGTGCAAAGCGGGCCGAGTTCCAGATCTTGTTTACAAAATGGCGGTACCCTTCAATTCTCGCTTCGGAGAGCTTGATGTCACGACCCATGGCAGCAAAAGCGGTCAGGGTGAAACGCAGGGCGTCAGTCCCGTACTTGTCGCTCATCTCCAGAGGATCGATGACGTTTCCGGTGGACTTGCTCATCTTCTTGCCGAATTCATCACGCACAAGGGCATGAATGTAAACATGCTTGAACGGAACCTCTCCCTGAAAATGAATCCCCATCATCATCATGCGTGCGACCCAGAAGAAAAGAATATCAAATCCGGTGATCAGCACGGAAGTGGGGTAATATTTGGCCAGTTCCGGGGTCTCATCAGGCCAGCCCATGGTCGAGAACGGCCAGAGAGCCGATGAAAACCAGGTATCGAGGACGTCCTCTTCCTGAACCAGTCTGGAAGAGCCGCACTTGGTGCACTTATCGGGATCGGTCTCGGAGACGATCAGTTCGCCGCATTCCTCGCAGGTCCAGGCGGGGATACGGTGCCCCCACCAGATCTGACGGGAGATACACCAGTCACGGATGTTGTCCAGCCATTCATAATAGACCTTTTCCCAGTTGGCGGGAAAAATCTGAGTATCACCGGGAACGGCGGCCCGGGCCTTTTCGGCCAGAGGCTTCATGGATACGAACCACTGTTCGGAAACATGGGGCTCGATTACAGACTTGCAGCGATAACATTCGCCTACGGAATGTTCGTGATCATCAATGGAAATGAGGTTTCCGGCTTCCCTGAGGTCCTCGACAATGACTTTGCGGACATCGTCCTTGTACATTCCCCGGTACTTTTCAGGGGCGTTCTCATTGATGTTGCCGTCCTCGTCAAATACGGAAAGGACTTCCAAATTGTGCCTGCGGCCGAGTTCCCAGTCATTCATGTCATGAGCGGGGGTGACCTTCAGTGCGCCGGTACCGAATTCCATGTCTACGTAGGAATCGCCGATGATGGGCAGTTCGCGCCCGACAATGGGCAGAATCGCGGTCTTGCCGATCAGGTGCTTGTAACGGTCATCCTCAGGGTTGACGCAGATGGCGGTATCGCCGAGCATGGTTTCCGGACGGGTAGTGGCAATAATCAGTTCCCCGGAACCGTCGGCAAGCTTGTAGCTGATGTTGTAGAAATGGCCGGGCTTGGGAGAATGCTCTACTTCGTCATCGGCAAGGGCGGTGTGGCAGCGGTTGCACCAGTTGATAATGTAGTTGCCCTTGTAGATAAGGCCTTCTTCGTAAAGCTTCACAAAAACTTTACGTACGGCCTTGGCGCGCTGCTCGTCAAAGGTGAAACATTCACGGGTCCAGTCCACCGATGCGCCCATGCGACGAATCTGGCTGAGGATATGGTCGCCCTTTTCTGTCTTCCATTCCCAGACCCGCTCGATGAATTTCTCGCGCCCGAGGTCGTCACGGGTTTTGCCTTCCGTCTTGAGCTGGCGCTCAACCACGTTCTGGGTGGCGATACCTGCGTGGTCGGTGCCTGGAACCCACAGCACATTGCGTCCCTGCTGACGCTGAAAACGGCAGAGAATGTCCTGCAGAGTAAGGTTCAAGGCATGCCCGATATGCAGAACACCGGTTACGTTCGGTGGGGGGATTACAATGGAAAAAGGATCACCGTCAGCTTCGGGGTCCGGAGTGAAGGTCTTGTTTTCTTCCCAGTATTCGAGCCATTTTTTTTCAACGTCTCCGGGTTCATATCCTTTGGGCAGGCTGGATTCCGCCATATGAGAACTCCTGTCTTGATATAAATTCCTGAGCAGAACTGAACCGGAGGAACATCCACCTGGGATTTCCATTCGGGATTTGATCTGCTAAGTTTGTTTCATTATAATGTTTTTTGAAAAGATGTGCTTTGCCGGACCGTTTTTTTCCGTGTATCAAAAGAACCGGGTCCAAAGCGAAGCTCCCGCCTCGTCAACTTGCGTTACACACACTTATAAAGAGACACGATCATGTCAAGTATCTATATACTATGGGACGACTCCCACATCTGGGGACTTCTGATAAAAAGAGCCCTTGAAGCATGGAACATCGACCATGAACTGGTGCGTGGGCATCAAATAGCGCAGGGACTGCTCGCAGGCAAGCCCCCGGCCGCACTCATCGTTCCGGGAGGCTGGGCCAAGGGAAAAGCCCTGCATCTCGGGGGCCCCGGAATCCTGGCCATACAGAAATACGTGGGAGAGGGCGGCAACTACCTGGGATTCTGCGGCGGCGCAGGACTGGGACTTTCAGGAGCGGGAGGACTCGGCCTGAGCTGCTGGGAACGAAAGGGCTTCGAGAACAGGCTGCATCATTTTCTGAGCGGACACATCAATCTTAAACTGGATGTCGGCAACCCGCTGGTCCCGGAAAGTCTGGGTGATACGGCTCTGGTTCCGGTCTGGTGGCCCGGTCAGTTTTCCCCGCAGCACTGCGACTCCACCACTACGCTTGGAAGATATCGCGAACCCGGACATGATTTCTGGGTGGCGGACCTCTGCGTGGGCGGACTGCCCGAAGGGACCCTTTCCGACTGGGAAAACATGTACGGAATAAATCTGCTCCCGGATTTCCTGCATGACCGCCCGGCCATTGTGACCGGGGCATCGGGCAAGGGCAGATTCATCCTGAGCTACCCGCATCTGGAGACCCCGGCCTCACCGCAGGCCAATGCGTGGCTTTCACACATACTGGACACCCTGCTTGAAAACGGAACGACCAAGCGCCCTGCCCTGCCCGCATGGGAACTGGCAACCACCCCGGTACAATGGAATGAACCGGAACTTCTGTCCGTGCGCAACTCCCTTGAAAAAATCATCGCCACCGGACAGGGGCACTTCCTCCTCTTCTGGCGCAACCCCTGGCTGCTCGGCTGGAGGCGGGGAATACCCGGAGCGGCCCTGAACAGCCTGTTCGCTCTTGTATGCAAAGTTATTTCCACCGAACCTGGCAGCGAGTCCATGCAGTTCTGGAACTCAGTCAAAGATGAATTCATGACTTACATGGATATTTTCGAAAAAGGAGTCACCGGATACCTGCTGGCCGAACGCTTTGCCATGACCATGCGCTCTCTTGAACCTGATACTGTTTTCCCGCGCGGACTGCAGGAACAGCGCAACGGACTTTTCGGTCCACCGCCCGGAGCAGGAGGAATATATGCAAAGCTTCTTTCGGTGATGGAAGAGCTTGTCTGGATGATGGACAAAGAAATATAGTCACTTTTATCTTCACATAACAGCAGACTTAGTTTGAACATACGGCATTTCTCGGTTAGAGTTTCATCAAATGGATTGAAAGTACACCAGCACGCATAAGTGCCGGTTTGCCTTTTACGAGCATGGCAGTCCAGGACTCAAGCCGACAATTGATCCGATGACAAAAAAAACAACACCCGCAAGAGGCGCGGAAAAGCGCCACAGAAGCTCCGGCCCGAAAGAACAAAGCCGGGACGCCAGCCTTGAGTTCAAAACAACTCCGGACAAGATGGCAGCCTTTATTTCGTCCTATACCCCGGCACAGGGTGACGGGGAACAGATTTCCATTGAGCTTATGGAACGGGAGCTTGAAAGGTCCGGTCACAAAGGGCAACTTGACCCGGACGGTGCCAATTTCGCCCTCAAACGGGCCAAAGAAGGAAAAAGCATCATAAATGTCGCGCTTGTCCGAGGAACTTACCCACAAAACGCCCATGACGGCATGATCATCACCGATGCCGACCTTGCTTTCCCGGTGCTTCCGGGGATGGAATTCGGCAGGTTGAGCCCCGCAGGTCCGGCAGCTCCCGGCCTCAATCTGGTCGGTGAGGAAGTCCCGCCCGCAGACACCCATAAACCTGTTCCGCTGAACGTCAGAAAGGATGGAGGGTGCACCCACAACGCCCAGACAGGAGCCCTTGTTTCCGAGCGTTACGGCATTGTAAAGACCGCAGACAACGAAATTTATGTGGATTCGCTGATCAGAATTTCCCCGGACGCCATGCAGGTCAGCGCCATGTTCTACCCTCATGACTGCTACAGAATGCGCTATGACATCAGCAGCATCAAACATGCGCTGGATAACCTCGGGATAAGCCGGCCGATTCAGCACGCGGCCTGCCAGACAGCCTTGACAAAAGCCCGGGAGAGCAGCCACGCCTGTGAAGCTGTCATTGTGCAGGGGACCGAACCGGTTCCGGGCAAGGACGGTTATTTCGAATACGCAAGTAGGGAAAAAACCGGTTCAGTAGGCACAACCGGCGAAGATGACCGCATCGACTTCAAGGACCGGGGTGTGCATCCGATGGTAAATCCCGGTGATGTAATCGGTAAAATTCATCCGCCGGTGGAAGGCAAGGCCGGAGAGGATGTATACGGAAGGCTGACACCGCCTCCGGGAGGCAACCCGCTTGAAATCCGTCCGGGTCCCGGCGTGGCCCCGCTGGATGACGGCATATCCTACACGGCCACCACAACCGGTATTGTTCACATTGAGGCAGGTCTCATCTCCGTCACCGATGTGCTGGTGACCAAGGGAGATGTGAACTATTCCACCGGGCATATCCGTCTTGAAAAGGGGTCCGTCCATGTCAGCGGCTCCATCCGCGAAGGTTTTTCGGTGGAAGCACCGGAACATATCGTGGTTCAGGAATCCGTGGAAGGGTCAAAGGTCACTGCCGGAGGAGACATCGAGGTTAAAGGCGGGTTGGTCATGGCCGGAAAAGGTTCCATTAAAGCAGGCGGAACACTCACGGCCCAATTCTCCTCCAACGCCCGGATTGAATGCGGCGACGAACTTCTCATCACCAACGAGATCACCAACAGCATAATCCATTGCAAAGGCCCTGTAACGGCCCACGGAGGAAAAGGAATTATTCAGGGCGGGACGGTGATGTCCG
This window harbors:
- a CDS encoding FecR domain-containing protein translates to MSPESTHTQIGVVLATTGDAFLQTENGIRQIEAGSPVYRGEELITGPESSAEVRFTDNSLLSQGSDSSILLDDFVYEDTDQSASELFFKLGHGTFRMVTGKIAETNPERFKLGSPLATIGIRGTITVHEISPNGEKHGVEEIRSGKALLIQGIDGSLRQIASPRSIVEISGSGVMSSVRPMTTQEFDTFRDIAPAAILQEQEIEQDEQQQDNDPQGDNGPQNSDAESVDENTLTAANQAAADEGDGAGYAPMDLNAAFADAVQEQIADQATAMAWLQSDELSAFTDNIELDPILITQNTAVELLAGLGVDMAGNELFSSDFGDLLSDIADSIDQQLVDTVLSDDLTGNILNTTDSDISTDTTETDADSTDDDILELLNTATDTDQQENPDSETDNLPTDSSTLDENTAVSLTGTDDADTWQGTSHGDYYNGLAGNDVLEGMPGNDTLLGGEGDDTLDGGNGSDTLLGGDGNDTIIGGQGDDTMDGGDGIDTLVVDSSSGEFVSLLPEIASGSEGEDYVLNIENIIGGSGGDNLHGCNGSNVIDGAGGNDTIHGYDGADTILGGYGNDLIYGGSGDDTLRGSQGTDTIYSENGHDIFYYGSTTEGEDVIQDFQRNFDDFMFSSSSFDRNAGFATVDSGYTGTGNLDGNTGATDTDPYFVFDASGNLWYDSNGEDPEGASLIALLGSGTMTDSDITFDAVI
- the purN gene encoding phosphoribosylglycinamide formyltransferase; the protein is MSLPVAVLISGGGSNLQSIIDKTEQGILDVDIRMVLSNRAGAYGLVRAEKHGIPTATLNHKDFGSREEFDSEMVRILKDAGVEAVVMAGFMRIITPVFLNAFPGRVINIHPALLPSFAGVDGQGDAAEYGVRLAGCTVHFVDEKMDHGAIIIQCAVPAYPGEDVEELRKRILVQEHRVLPQAIQWLATGRLSMHGRFVRLDESSIPAAPADCTILVNPPLEQGF
- the cobA gene encoding uroporphyrinogen-III C-methyltransferase codes for the protein MGKGLVYLIGAGPGDPGLLTVKAREVLETADVLIYDYLANADFLNYAKAGAEVIYVGKKGGDHTLPQDKINELIVAKAGEGKIIARLKGGDPYVFGRGGEEAEELVEAGIDFEVIPGITAGVAAPAYAGIPVTHRDFTTSVCFITGHEDPTKEKTGHNWEVYAKSTSTLVFYMGVKNLPMIAENLISNGRDPETPVALVRWGTRCNQESFVSTLENVAEEAENRKFKAPSIIVVGGVCSLHDKLGWFEKRPLLNKGVVVTRAREQASGLVSTLGRLGACVYEFPTISITPLEDYSAVRKEIKALSGWDWLIFTSVNGVKHFFNQLDETGLDARAFAGLEIAAIGPATADALVAKGIKPDFVPEKYVAEGVVSGLLERGIKGKKVLIPRAKVAREVLPEELRKAGADVTVLPVYETGLADNDPGPVADALKAGKIHYLTFTSSSTVENFFNLIEPETFHKYKDAVKIACIGPVTTRTLEKFGFEPDIQPDDYTIPALVDVLVQEAAE
- a CDS encoding valine--tRNA ligase, whose amino-acid sequence is MAESSLPKGYEPGDVEKKWLEYWEENKTFTPDPEADGDPFSIVIPPPNVTGVLHIGHALNLTLQDILCRFQRQQGRNVLWVPGTDHAGIATQNVVERQLKTEGKTRDDLGREKFIERVWEWKTEKGDHILSQIRRMGASVDWTRECFTFDEQRAKAVRKVFVKLYEEGLIYKGNYIINWCNRCHTALADDEVEHSPKPGHFYNISYKLADGSGELIIATTRPETMLGDTAICVNPEDDRYKHLIGKTAILPIVGRELPIIGDSYVDMEFGTGALKVTPAHDMNDWELGRRHNLEVLSVFDEDGNINENAPEKYRGMYKDDVRKVIVEDLREAGNLISIDDHEHSVGECYRCKSVIEPHVSEQWFVSMKPLAEKARAAVPGDTQIFPANWEKVYYEWLDNIRDWCISRQIWWGHRIPAWTCEECGELIVSETDPDKCTKCGSSRLVQEEDVLDTWFSSALWPFSTMGWPDETPELAKYYPTSVLITGFDILFFWVARMMMMGIHFQGEVPFKHVYIHALVRDEFGKKMSKSTGNVIDPLEMSDKYGTDALRFTLTAFAAMGRDIKLSEARIEGYRHFVNKIWNSARFALMNLDGKKPEASLDDAQGLANKWILHRLEELKDSIREAVDGYRFNEFAQVMYKFIWNEFCDWYLEMIKPDLYGEDEARKAATLNVLWTVLSETMVLLHPVMPFVTQEVWSVLPGIGNPDIATEPFPEKRDACRDDKAVEQMELFQGIVSAVRNIRTELLIAPSKKLELIVRTADDIAEALIRDNVELIKALARLENVTAGPEAKGPGASGTAVVQGSQIFVPLAGAVDFESELARLDKEFAKLDKDLVVIEKKLSNKGFVSNAPAEVVEKEKAKLAEINDKKAKLTELKDRLVSVME
- a CDS encoding BPL-N domain-containing protein; this encodes MSSIYILWDDSHIWGLLIKRALEAWNIDHELVRGHQIAQGLLAGKPPAALIVPGGWAKGKALHLGGPGILAIQKYVGEGGNYLGFCGGAGLGLSGAGGLGLSCWERKGFENRLHHFLSGHINLKLDVGNPLVPESLGDTALVPVWWPGQFSPQHCDSTTTLGRYREPGHDFWVADLCVGGLPEGTLSDWENMYGINLLPDFLHDRPAIVTGASGKGRFILSYPHLETPASPQANAWLSHILDTLLENGTTKRPALPAWELATTPVQWNEPELLSVRNSLEKIIATGQGHFLLFWRNPWLLGWRRGIPGAALNSLFALVCKVISTEPGSESMQFWNSVKDEFMTYMDIFEKGVTGYLLAERFAMTMRSLEPDTVFPRGLQEQRNGLFGPPPGAGGIYAKLLSVMEELVWMMDKEI
- a CDS encoding FapA family protein, with translation MTKKTTPARGAEKRHRSSGPKEQSRDASLEFKTTPDKMAAFISSYTPAQGDGEQISIELMERELERSGHKGQLDPDGANFALKRAKEGKSIINVALVRGTYPQNAHDGMIITDADLAFPVLPGMEFGRLSPAGPAAPGLNLVGEEVPPADTHKPVPLNVRKDGGCTHNAQTGALVSERYGIVKTADNEIYVDSLIRISPDAMQVSAMFYPHDCYRMRYDISSIKHALDNLGISRPIQHAACQTALTKARESSHACEAVIVQGTEPVPGKDGYFEYASREKTGSVGTTGEDDRIDFKDRGVHPMVNPGDVIGKIHPPVEGKAGEDVYGRLTPPPGGNPLEIRPGPGVAPLDDGISYTATTTGIVHIEAGLISVTDVLVTKGDVNYSTGHIRLEKGSVHVSGSIREGFSVEAPEHIVVQESVEGSKVTAGGDIEVKGGLVMAGKGSIKAGGTLTAQFSSNARIECGDELLITNEITNSIIHCKGPVTAHGGKGIIQGGTVMSATGIEAKELGSEIGVKTIVGITSRPPVNRELVKERDELRARLLKINQAVGESPSQVILESTPEAKRPQMEKILILRGQTKIKLKEIRKRLAAELDEYYRSLEMLSIRVHRRVYPGVEIKIGGKTVQIAKTINRIKFRFDAEERAIIAVKF